Proteins co-encoded in one Leptospiraceae bacterium genomic window:
- the ccoN gene encoding cytochrome-c oxidase, cbb3-type subunit I, which yields MNTNSSTGQSVSTGTDTKYNDFIVKAFIISAFVWGLASMTIGVLIAFQLVYPELNYTQYFTFGRLRPLHTNAAIFGFALSAIFATAYHSAQRLLRIRIWSDKLAMTHLVLYNITILLAAITLPLGLSQGKEYAELEWPLDVLIVVWYVIFFVNYLMTIIKREEKQLYVAIWFYVASFVTVPILFIVNNLVIPVSLTKSYSIFSGVFDANIQWWYGHNAVAFVLTTPFLGLMYYYFPKHIKQPIYSHKLSIIHFWSLVFLYIWAGPHHLLYTPLPDWLQTTGMVFSIMLWMPSWGGMLNGFLTLTQAKDKIKTDATLKMMLVAITFYGMSTFEGPLLSIRAISALAHNTDWIVGHVHSGTLGWVGFMSSAAFYYLVPRMWNTNLYSEKLANVHFWLGTLGILLYIVSMWVSGITEGAMWRAITDKGFLQYPNWVEITALLKPYRIMRGVGGGMFLVGFIIMVYNLTKTIGTAGSGFKEIDLRVKE from the coding sequence ATGAACACAAATTCATCAACCGGTCAGAGCGTTTCGACTGGAACTGATACCAAATACAATGACTTCATCGTAAAAGCCTTTATCATCTCCGCTTTTGTTTGGGGACTTGCTTCCATGACAATCGGTGTATTAATTGCTTTTCAATTGGTTTATCCAGAGCTAAATTATACGCAATACTTCACATTTGGAAGATTGCGTCCACTTCACACGAATGCGGCAATTTTTGGATTTGCACTTAGTGCAATCTTTGCGACTGCGTACCATTCAGCACAAAGATTACTCAGAATACGCATTTGGAGTGATAAACTGGCTATGACACATCTGGTTCTTTATAATATTACCATTTTACTTGCAGCTATCACCCTTCCTCTTGGTCTAAGCCAAGGAAAGGAATACGCTGAATTAGAATGGCCTCTGGATGTATTAATCGTTGTTTGGTATGTAATCTTTTTCGTAAACTACCTAATGACTATTATCAAAAGAGAAGAGAAACAGCTATATGTAGCCATCTGGTTTTATGTTGCGTCATTTGTAACAGTTCCGATTTTATTTATCGTGAATAATCTTGTTATTCCAGTCAGCTTAACAAAATCGTATTCTATTTTTTCGGGAGTATTTGATGCAAATATTCAATGGTGGTATGGGCATAATGCAGTAGCTTTCGTTCTAACAACACCTTTCTTAGGATTAATGTATTACTATTTTCCTAAACATATCAAACAACCAATCTATAGTCACAAACTCTCTATTATCCACTTCTGGAGTTTAGTGTTTTTATATATTTGGGCGGGACCTCACCATCTTTTGTATACTCCGCTCCCAGATTGGTTACAAACTACTGGTATGGTATTTAGTATTATGTTGTGGATGCCTTCTTGGGGTGGGATGCTCAACGGTTTCTTGACATTAACCCAAGCAAAAGACAAAATCAAAACAGACGCTACTTTAAAAATGATGCTCGTTGCTATTACATTTTATGGAATGTCTACTTTTGAAGGACCACTTCTTTCTATTCGTGCCATTAGTGCATTAGCACATAATACGGATTGGATTGTAGGACACGTACATAGTGGAACTCTTGGTTGGGTAGGATTTATGTCTTCCGCAGCTTTTTATTATTTAGTTCCTAGAATGTGGAATACAAATCTGTATTCAGAAAAGTTGGCGAATGTGCATTTCTGGTTAGGGACACTCGGAATTTTACTCTATATAGTTTCTATGTGGGTTTCTGGAATTACCGAAGGTGCTATGTGGCGTGCGATAACAGATAAAGGTTTTTTACAATATCCAAATTGGGTAGAAATAACTGCACTGCTAAAACCTTACCGAATTATGAGAGGCGTTGGCGGCGGGATGTTTCTCGTTGGGTTTATTATAATGGTCTATAATTTAACTAAAACTATTGGAACTGCAGGAAGTGGTTTCAAAGAAATTGACCTCAGAGTGAAGGAATAA